Proteins found in one Candidatus Hydrogenedens sp. genomic segment:
- a CDS encoding ABC transporter substrate-binding protein, giving the protein MKDPNTIRDIIFIPLALCIFSSCTQVGNHFVPINQEHVVFWDRQTAESAMFIKNKANEFNTGFPELPIKVERAGGYSEIFRKVSASIQARKLPDLAVSYESMTSEYIPTGAVVSIDEFINDPEIGLPANELADFFPAVIEANRYPDFGNKLYSFPLAKSVLVLYYNIDVLKQSGINSPPQTWDDFYNFLKIVKSQTGKAGYAISIDCSTIDAMIYSFGGDIVQGRKTLFNSPETLRVFSFLRQLVKENLAFVITPGTFDDQVSFAKGDIAFMIRSSSVRISLEMLEKEKSFNWGIAPLPHDRNVPLVTVLFGPNITIFNTTPEHQRRAWQFVRFMTSTENVVQWAIETGYVPIRKSAERNPLLQNFWRNKPFARIPYECLKFARPEPNLSGWQQIRDMVESAELEVLTMMDTPENVCNKLKRQADKILSLP; this is encoded by the coding sequence ATGAAAGACCCAAATACAATAAGAGATATTATTTTTATTCCACTTGCTTTATGTATATTCTCTTCATGTACCCAGGTTGGTAATCACTTTGTACCTATTAATCAAGAGCATGTTGTATTTTGGGATAGACAGACAGCAGAGAGTGCCATGTTTATCAAGAATAAAGCAAATGAATTTAATACTGGGTTTCCAGAGTTGCCAATAAAAGTAGAGCGAGCAGGAGGATACTCAGAAATATTTCGAAAAGTATCAGCCAGTATTCAAGCTCGTAAACTGCCGGATTTGGCTGTTTCGTATGAAAGTATGACAAGTGAGTATATTCCAACAGGAGCAGTTGTATCGATTGATGAATTTATAAATGACCCTGAAATAGGTCTTCCTGCAAATGAACTGGCTGATTTCTTTCCAGCGGTAATAGAAGCAAATCGTTACCCTGATTTCGGAAACAAACTTTATTCTTTCCCATTAGCGAAAAGTGTTCTTGTTTTATATTACAATATTGATGTGTTGAAGCAATCAGGAATTAACTCTCCACCGCAGACGTGGGATGATTTTTATAACTTTTTAAAAATTGTCAAATCACAAACAGGGAAGGCAGGCTACGCTATATCTATTGATTGTTCTACAATTGATGCAATGATATATAGTTTTGGTGGAGATATTGTTCAGGGGAGGAAAACGCTTTTTAATTCCCCTGAGACACTACGTGTTTTCTCATTTTTACGCCAACTTGTGAAAGAAAACCTTGCCTTTGTTATTACACCGGGAACATTCGATGACCAGGTCTCATTTGCCAAAGGCGATATAGCCTTTATGATTCGTTCCAGTTCTGTTAGAATATCCCTTGAAATGTTAGAAAAAGAAAAATCTTTTAATTGGGGAATTGCCCCTCTACCTCATGATAGGAATGTGCCTCTCGTAACTGTGTTATTTGGTCCAAATATAACCATATTTAATACAACGCCTGAACATCAAAGAAGGGCATGGCAATTTGTTCGCTTTATGACATCAACAGAAAATGTAGTCCAATGGGCAATAGAGACAGGATATGTGCCAATTCGAAAATCAGCAGAACGTAATCCCCTTTTACAAAATTTCTGGCGTAATAAACCATTTGCACGTATTCCCTATGAATGCTTGAAATTTGCTCGACCTGAACCTAATTTGTCCGGTTGGCAACAAATTCGTGATATGGTAGAAAGTGCTGAATTAGAAGTGCTTACTATGATGGACACACCTGAAAATGTTTGCAATAAATTAAAAAGGCAAGCAGATAAAATATTAAGCCTCCCTTGA
- a CDS encoding DUF962 domain-containing protein, with product MKTLKEQIDIYAGYHKNPYNKLTHYFGIPIIIFSLLLFLSWLKYPGFPVYINGATIFLVCVFFYYFILDKTISFIMALLISPLFALTFLFQKVEWRVNLMVFLVLFVGGWILQFIGHTVFEKKKPAFTDNLIQLLIGPLFFVIEILRKVGVQRF from the coding sequence ATGAAGACACTTAAAGAACAAATTGATATTTATGCAGGTTATCATAAAAATCCTTATAATAAACTTACCCATTATTTTGGTATTCCAATTATTATTTTCTCCCTCCTGTTATTCTTGTCATGGCTGAAATATCCTGGTTTCCCGGTATATATAAATGGGGCTACTATATTTTTAGTTTGTGTATTTTTCTATTATTTTATACTTGACAAAACAATATCCTTTATTATGGCTTTGCTTATATCTCCATTGTTTGCTTTAACCTTTTTATTCCAAAAAGTTGAGTGGAGAGTAAATCTAATGGTTTTCCTCGTTTTATTTGTTGGGGGATGGATTTTACAGTTTATAGGTCATACAGTATTTGAGAAGAAAAAGCCTGCTTTTACGGATAACTTAATTCAATTACTTATCGGCCCACTCTTTTTCGTGATTGAAATACTTCGGAAAGTTGGAGTACAGAGATTTTAA